One part of the Sarcophilus harrisii chromosome 5, mSarHar1.11, whole genome shotgun sequence genome encodes these proteins:
- the LOC116419526 gene encoding LOW QUALITY PROTEIN: transcription factor SPT20 homolog (The sequence of the model RefSeq protein was modified relative to this genomic sequence to represent the inferred CDS: inserted 6 bases in 5 codons) has translation MSCNSDVHQQSLAASQQCNQREQQRHLVPGSSTARDWPGTSATAAAAPAGTASSSSPSSSSSQSSTAQQPQQQQHRSTAAPAATPAAFRPAAPAAAAQHHAAASSSPAASSSPQHQQQQSRTAQQQPQQQQQQLAAASSQQHHSRHQQHQQQHQQQQQQQQQQHQQQPQQQQQPQQQXQQQQHQQQQQPQQQQPQQQQQXQQQQPQQHTEQPQQQQPSSSTQQPDSSRQPQTAAAAHQQQHTAAADQQQPQQQQPQHQQPAAAAPAHQQQQPQQQQQPQQQQPQQQQQPQQQQXQQHQQQQQHQQQHQQQPQQPQQQQQHQQQPQQQQQQQQQPQQQQHQQQQQQQQHQQQQQPQQQQPAQQHQRQAAAQQRPSSSTSDAAPGSSSSQRSSQQSSSAPAAAVASSSSTSSQQQQQQPQHQQQQQHQQQHQQQQQPQQQQQQHQQQQQQPQQQHQQPQQHQQQQHQQQQQQQQQHQQQHQQQQQQQQQQPQQQQHQQQQQHQQQQQHQQQPQQQQQHQQQXSKQQQQQPQQQQQQPQPQQQQQQHPQQQQQHQQQHQQQQQQHQQQQQQXAAATASRSSSTSSSSGNI, from the exons ATGTCCTGCAACAGCGACGTTCACCAACAGTCCCTAGCAGCAAGTCAGCAATGCAACCAGCGTGAACAGCAGCGACATTTGGTCCCAGGCAGCAGCACAGCCAGAGACTGGCCTGGCACCAGCgccacagcagcagcagcaccagcaggAACagccagcagcagcagccccagcagcagcagcagccagagCAGCACCGCCCAGcagccccagcagcagcagcaccgcAGCACAGCAGCACCAGCAGCAACACCAGCAGCCTTTAGGCCAGcagccccagcagcagcagcGCAGCACCACGCAGCAGCCAGCAGCAGCCCAGCAGCCAGCAGCAGCCCGCAGCACCAGCAGCAGCAATCACGCACAGCAcagcagcagccccagcagcagcagcagcagctagcAGCAGCCAGCTCCCAGCAGCACCACAGCAGGCACcagcagcaccagcagcagcaccagcagcagcagcagcagcagcagcagcagcaccagcagcagccccagcagcagcagcagccccagcagc cccagcagcagcagcaccagcagcagcagcagccccagcagcagcagccccagcagcagcagca ccagcagcagcagccccagcagca CACCGAGcagccccagcagcagcagcccagCAGCAGCACACAGCAGCCAGACAGCAGCAGACAGCCCcagacagcagcagcagcacacCAGCAGCAGCACACAGCAGCAGCGGACcagcagcagccccagcagcagcagccccagcaCCAGcagccagcagcagcagcaccagca caccagcagcagcagccccagcagcagcagcagccccagcagcagcagccccagcagcagcagcagccccagcagcagc cccagcagcaccagcagcagcagcagcaccagcagcagcaccagcagcagccccagcagccccagcagcagcagcagcaccagcagcagccccagcagcagcagcagcagcagcagcagccccagcagcagcagcaccagcagcagcagcagcagcagcagcaccagcagcagcagcagccccagcagcagcagccagcGCAGCAGCACCAGCGGCAGGCAGCAGCCCAGCAGCGCCCCAGCAGCAGCACCAGCGATGCAGCcccaggcagcagcagcagccagcgCAGCAGCCAGCAGAGCAGCAGCGCGCCAGCAGCAGCAGtagccagcagcagcagcaccagcag ccagcagcagcagcagcagccgcagcaccagcagcagcagcagcaccagcagcagcaccagcagcagcagcagccccagcagcagcagcagcagcaccagcagcagcagcagcagccccagcagcagcaccagcagccgcagcagcaccagcagcagcagcaccagcagcagcagcagcagcagcagcagcaccagcagcagcaccagcagcagcagcagcagcagcagcagcagccccagcagcagcagcaccagcagcagcagcagcaccagcagcagcagcagcaccagcagcagccccagcagcagcagcagcaccagcagc ccagcaagcagcagcagcagcagccgcagcaacagcagcagcagccgcagccacagcagcagcagcagcagca cccgcagcagcagcagcagcaccagcagcagcaccagcagcagcagcaacagcaccagcagcagcagcaac cagcagcagcaacagcaagccgcagcagcagcaccagcagcagcagcggcaacATATGA